In Bacteroidales bacterium, the genomic window TCTCTACCTCACCTATAGCGGGGATGAACACGATATTGAATTTATGGCCGATCAAAGATCGGTGGTAGTGCTGGGTTCCGGAGCCTATCGTATAGGTTCCAGCGTAGAGTTTGACTGGTGCAGCGTAAATGCTTTAAAAACGGTAAACGATGAAGGCTACAGATCTATCATGATCAACTACAACCCCGAAACCGTATCTACCGACTACGATGTATGCGACCGGCTTTATTTTGATGAACTCTCCTTCGAAAGGGTGATGGATATCTATGACCTGGAGATGCCCAAAGGAATAATTATTTCTGTGGGCGGACAGATACCCAATAATCTGGCCATGCGCCTGCATCAGCAAAATGTCCATATTCTGGGCACCTCCCCCATAAACATCGACCGAGCTGAAAACAGGCACAAGTTTTCGATGATGCTTGATAAACTGGGCATTGACCAGCCTCGCTGGATGGAGCTCAGCAGCATGGAGGAGATCTTCTCCTTCGTGGATGAAGTGGGCTTCCCTTTGCTGGTGAGACCCTCCTATGTGCTTTCAGGAGCAGCCATGAATGTGGTATCGAACCGGGAAGAGCTGGAGGGCTTTCTAACTCTGGCTGCCAGGGTATCCAAACAGTATCCGGTCGTAGTATCCGAATTTATCGAACAGGCCAAAGAAATTGAGATAGATGCCATAGCCCGGGAAGGAGAACTCTTCTCCTATGCCATCTCTGAGCACGTTGAATTTGCCGGTGTGCATTCGGGTGATGCCACTATGATCTTTCCGCCTCAGAAGATCTATTTTGAGACCGTCAGAAGGATTAAAAGGATTGCCAGACAACTGGCCGAAGCTCTGGAAATATCCGGTCCCTTTAATATGCAATTCCTGGCCAAGGACAATGATATCAAGGTGATCGAATGCAATCTCAGGGCATCCCGGAGCATGCCCTTCGTCTCCAAGGTATTGAAGGCGAACCTGATCGACCAGGCCACCAAGATCATGCTTAAAGTCCCCATCGAAAAACCTCATAAATCGATCTTTGACCTGGACTATATCGGGTGCAAGGCTCCGCAATTTTCTTTTTCCAGGTTGAAAAAGGCCGATCCTGTCCTCGGAGTGGATATGTCTTCCACAGGGGAAGTGGGATGTATCGGGGACAACTACTATGAAGCCATCCTGAAAGCCATGTTATCGGTGGGATACACCATCCCACAAAAAAACATCCTGCTTTCTACCGGGGATATGCGCTCTAAGGTGGAACTGGTCAATTCATGTAATATGCTGATCGAGAAAGGGTTCAATCTGTTCGCAACGCATGGCACCCATGAATTCCTGAAGTTGAATGGCATCGATTCCGTCGATCTGGCCTGGCCGGATGAAAAAAGGAAGCCCAATGTGATGGAATATCTGAAAGCCAAAAAGATTGACCTGGTGGTCAACATACCCAAAGACCTCTCCTCGCATGAACTCTCCAATGACTACAGCATCCGGCGCGGAGCAGTGGATTATAATATTCCCCTGATCACCAATGCGCGGCTGGCATCGGCTTTTATCTATGCCATCTGTAAGATGACACTGGAGGATATCTCCATTAAGAGCTGGGATGAGTATTAGGCACACAGGGGTATCCGGCTCGTTGCTTGAATTCATTGCTTCGCGATTAATTACAGGCTTCCTCGCCAAACACCCCTGTGTGCCTTAACAGCGGGGAGAGGGGAAAGAAAAAGGCTGACCCGGAGAAATTAACCCTTCAGGGCTTCGGCACCGCCAACAATCTCGAGGATTTCATTGGTAATGGCTGCCTGGCGTGCTTTGTTAAACTGGAGACTCAGTTCTTTCAGCAGCTCGGTGGCATTGTCTGTGGCCTTGTGCATGGCTGTCATGCGGGCACCATGCTCGGCTGCGTGAGAATCCAGAATCGCTTTATAGAATTGCAGCTTTAAGGAACGGGGAATCAGTTCCTTCAAAATATATTCCTTGCTGGGCTCAAAAATATAATCGACCTTGGAAACATACTGCGATTCTTCGGCGAGTTCCTGCACCTGGATGGGCAAAAACTGTTCTTCCGTCAGAATCTGGGTCCCGGCATTCTTGAAACGGTTATATATCACATCCACATGATCGTATTCGCCATCGGTAAAGAGCCCCATGATCATCTGGGCCACTTCAGCTATAAGGTCAAAGTTAAGATTATCAAACAGTTCACTGCCATTGAATATGACATGGTAACCCTTTTTGCGTAAAAAATCGGCTCCTTTTTTCCCAACCGCAATAAAATCGACTTGCTGCGCCACCATCTGCCTGTCATAAGTGCTTAGTGCCCTGGTAATGGCGGCTTTAATGGCGCTGGAGTTAAAAGCTCCGCACAAACCCCTGTTGGAGGTGATCAGTACCAGGAGGATACGTTCTTTATCACGTTGTACAGAATACTTATTGTCCTCATCATCTTTGATGCTGTCGCCCACGCTGGCCAGGATTTCCTGCAGTTTTTCCGCATAGGGCCTGAACTGAACAATGGCATCCTGAGCTTTCCTGAGCTTGGCAGCAGAAACCATCTTCATAGCACTGGTGATCTGCCTGGTGGAGGCCACCGAGGCTCTGCGCTCCCGTATTTCCTTCAAACTTGCCATCCAGCCTTATTTAAATTTCTCAGCAATTTCTTTCGCAGCACTCTCAAGGATGGCGCTTATTTCATCCGACAATTTACCCTGGGCAAGAGCTGCCAGTGTTTTTTTATGTTTCATTTCCATATACTCCAGGAACTCGATTTCAAATTCCTTAACGCTCTCAACCGGAATATCTGACAGCAAGCCCCTGGTGCCGCAAAAAATAATGGCAATCTGCTTTTCTACCGGCATTGGAGCATACTGATTCTGCTTTAGTATTTCCACATTTTTCCGCCCTTTATCAAGCACCGCCATGGTGGCAGCATCCAGGTCGGAACCAAACTTGGAGAAGGCCTCCAATTCACGGAACTGGGCCTGATCGAGTTTCAAAGTTCCGGCAATCTTCTTCATGGATTTTATCTGGGCATTTC contains:
- the atpG gene encoding ATP synthase F1 subunit gamma, whose protein sequence is MASLKEIRERRASVASTRQITSAMKMVSAAKLRKAQDAIVQFRPYAEKLQEILASVGDSIKDDEDNKYSVQRDKERILLVLITSNRGLCGAFNSSAIKAAITRALSTYDRQMVAQQVDFIAVGKKGADFLRKKGYHVIFNGSELFDNLNFDLIAEVAQMIMGLFTDGEYDHVDVIYNRFKNAGTQILTEEQFLPIQVQELAEESQYVSKVDYIFEPSKEYILKELIPRSLKLQFYKAILDSHAAEHGARMTAMHKATDNATELLKELSLQFNKARQAAITNEILEIVGGAEALKG